The DNA segment GCACGGAATTGGAAGGATGGGCGATGCACCGCGTAAACAGCGAGCCGCCGCTGGCGGAGTTGCGGCGAGCCAAAGGAGAATTTCCGTATCTGAAGCACATCAAGATCGTAAAAGATTGGCGCGTCGACGAGTTACCGGTGGAGCAACTGCAGCAGTTTCAAGCGGCGCAATGAATCAAGCGCAACAGAATTCCTCTCGCAGCCCGCAAGAGAATCGGCAACATCCAGATTGGTTGCCACTCGATCAGCAGAAATACGAACCGCCGCTCGCTAGCGATGCGCGGTGAATTCCAGCGGATTTACCACCGCGACTTCGATTTGGTTGACCACTTGCCGGACGCCGGCCAGACCGCCGACGGCTTCTTGGGCCATTTGCTTGTGAAAAAACGTCGGCAGTTGGCCTCGCAACGTCAGAACGCCATGCTGAAATTCACAAAGCACCCGCCTCAGCACCGGATACGGACAAGCTGCCAGCCGGGCATGCCCCAATGCCACCATTCCCGCATCAGTGCCTTGACTCACCATACGACTCATTCCCTTGCGTAGTTGATTGTCGATCGGCCACGATGGAGACCGGTCGAAGAGCACTTTTCGTGCCGCCATTGAGGGGATCTCGGTTCGAGATGCCGTTACGGCGAAGGCACGAGAAATCTCGCTCCGAGGCGAAAATGCAGTATTATGGGCCAGCTCTCAAATGGAATTATCTGCATCATTTGGGCGCATGAGCCGCCTATTTCTTGGAGGCATACAACGCGATGCAGCCGGCATTCCGATCCCGATCCTTCTTTGGAGGAATCACCAAATTCGGGTAGGATTGGAAGGCATTCCCTGCGTTCGCGAACTGATCCGTACAAGGTTCTCCACAGATGCAATTCAACCGAACGCCCGTGCTGCGGGTGGGACGATCCAAATTACGCTCGGCGCTTTTAGCTGCCATGACGCTGGCTCTGGCGGCGGCAGCATGGCTCAATCGCTCCATGGCCGAGCCGCCGGTTATGAAGGAAACCGCCGGTAAGCCGGCGGCGACAAACGCCGTGGCCCAGCTCATCGGCCGGCGAGTCTCGAATTTCGTCGTCAAAGATGCCGGCGGCCAAACCAAGTCGCTGGCCGACTATGCCGACAAGCAGGCCGTGGTTCTGGTGTTCGTCAGCAGCCAGTGTCCGATCGCCAACGAATATCTGCCGATCATCGAGGAGCTGGCAAAAAAGTTCGCGGATCGATCGGTGCAATTTCTGACCGTCTATTCCAGCCCCAGCGACACGGCTGAAAAAGTCGCGGCCCAGCAAAAGCAGTTCAAGCTGACCTTGCCGGCGTTATTCGACCACGACCAACAGGTGCTCGAATCCGTCGGCGCCGAGCGAACGGCGGAGGCCTTCGTGCTCGATGCGCGGGGCGTGATCCGCTACCACGGCCGGATCGACGACCGCTACGGCTATGAGTACCACCGGGACACGCCAAAACGGAACGACCTGGAAATCGCGATTAATGAGCTATTGGAGCACAAGAAAGTCTCCATTTCGTCTACTTCCGCACAGGGTTGCTTGTTCGGCCACTGTGAGCGCGGGTTGGCCGACCGGACCAAAGGAAAAGTCACTTATTGCAACCAGGTCGTGCGGGTTCTCCAAGATAAGTGCCAAAGCTGCCATCGACCGGGCACTGCCGCCCCGTTTTCGCTTCTGGAGCCGGCAGCGGCCAT comes from the Pirellulales bacterium genome and includes:
- a CDS encoding BON domain-containing protein gives rise to the protein MAARKVLFDRSPSWPIDNQLRKGMSRMVSQGTDAGMVALGHARLAACPYPVLRRVLCEFQHGVLTLRGQLPTFFHKQMAQEAVGGLAGVRQVVNQIEVAVVNPLEFTAHR